Proteins encoded together in one Agromyces sp. 3263 window:
- a CDS encoding P-loop NTPase has protein sequence MASGSPADGLVASVLAALASVIDPEIRRPITELDMVESVRAGDDGRVQVVIRLTIVGCPAADRIERDVLQAAEAVAGPGRADVTLSVMTPEQRAALTERLRGGRAARTNPFGPGSLTRVIAITSGKGGVGKSTITANLAVALAARGLSVGLVDADVHGFSIPGLLGLVDEHGNAARPTRVDEMILPPVAHGVKVISIGMFVEPTEPGGRASSVAVAWRGPMLHRTLNQFLTDVYFGDLDVLLVDLPPGTGDVAISLGQLLPNAEVVVVTTPQPAAADVAERSGVVARQTGQRLVGVVENMAGFAGPDGLVELFGSGGGVLVADRLSEGQDHPVPLLASVPLSIALRQGGDAGTPVVMSAPDDPAARAIEQVAAQLAALPRSLGGRRLDVSVR, from the coding sequence ATGGCGTCGGGCTCTCCCGCGGATGGGCTCGTCGCATCGGTCCTTGCCGCCCTCGCCTCGGTGATCGACCCCGAGATCCGGCGCCCGATCACCGAGCTCGACATGGTCGAGTCCGTGCGAGCCGGCGACGACGGGCGCGTGCAGGTCGTCATCCGGCTGACGATCGTCGGATGCCCCGCGGCCGATCGCATCGAACGCGACGTGCTGCAGGCGGCTGAGGCGGTCGCCGGCCCCGGCCGCGCCGACGTGACCCTCTCGGTGATGACGCCCGAGCAGCGCGCCGCGCTCACCGAACGGCTGCGCGGCGGCCGGGCGGCCCGCACCAACCCGTTCGGACCGGGCAGCCTCACCCGGGTGATCGCCATCACGAGCGGCAAGGGCGGCGTCGGCAAGTCCACGATCACCGCGAACCTCGCCGTGGCACTCGCGGCGCGTGGGCTCTCGGTGGGGCTCGTCGACGCCGACGTGCACGGCTTCTCCATCCCGGGCCTGCTGGGCCTCGTCGACGAGCACGGCAACGCCGCCCGTCCGACCCGGGTCGACGAGATGATCCTGCCGCCCGTCGCGCACGGCGTGAAGGTCATCTCGATCGGCATGTTCGTCGAGCCGACGGAGCCCGGCGGCCGGGCGTCGTCGGTCGCCGTGGCCTGGCGCGGCCCGATGCTGCACCGCACGCTCAACCAGTTCCTCACCGATGTCTACTTCGGCGACCTCGACGTCCTCCTCGTCGACCTGCCACCGGGGACCGGTGACGTCGCCATCTCGCTCGGGCAGCTGTTGCCGAACGCCGAGGTCGTGGTCGTCACGACGCCGCAGCCCGCCGCTGCCGATGTCGCCGAGCGGTCGGGCGTGGTGGCCCGCCAGACGGGTCAGCGACTCGTCGGCGTGGTCGAGAACATGGCCGGCTTCGCCGGGCCCGATGGCCTGGTGGAGCTCTTCGGCTCGGGCGGCGGCGTGCTCGTCGCCGATCGCCTGTCCGAGGGACAGGATCACCCCGTCCCGCTGCTCGCGAGCGTGCCCCTCAGCATCGCACTGCGACAGGGCGGCGATGCCGGCACCCCCGTCGTCATGTCGGCGCCCGACGACCCCGCCGCCCGGGCGATCGAGCAGGTCGCCGCACAGCTCGCCGCGCTGCCCCGCTCCCTCGGGGGCCGTCGCCTCGACGTCTCGGTGCGGTGA
- a CDS encoding aminotransferase class V-fold PLP-dependent enzyme, producing the protein MTAFRRAPADILAELETLRAGDAPTHGGRVLSYVYDSGMPELDELAAAAARLVQPVNGLDPTTFTSVAAMESGLVGFARRVFHGEDEAGGVVVGSVTSGGTESCLLAVKSARDVWRSARAGTPRTPRLVAPVTVHAAFHKAAEYFGLALDLVPVDPDTGTLMPAAIEERLGDDVALVVMSAPSYPFASLDPVSDVAAICGARGIALHVDACIGGFALAFWPHDLPAWDLAVPGVTSLSADLHKYGYAPKGVSVLLTRGRDRQRHQYFATTGWPGYPVVNPTMAGSKPAGPLAAAWSIAEALGEAGFADLTARAAHATEALRTVVEGIEGLRVVGDPTGPLFAVATDDAVAPERRVDPHHWADAARGSGWFLQLQPGMVQADGTRLPHTTHLTVTPVTEGAVPELAAALVAAADAVRGEPPVDGGALLAGLAAQLPGGLDALAAASDGLDSDAAASLLGAFGLLGGDGAGGALPDRLAPVLALVEALPGPLTERLLVELLARVVEPRG; encoded by the coding sequence ATGACCGCCTTCCGCCGGGCTCCGGCCGACATCCTCGCCGAGCTCGAGACGCTCCGCGCCGGCGACGCGCCCACGCACGGCGGTCGCGTGCTGTCGTACGTCTACGACTCCGGCATGCCCGAGCTCGACGAGCTCGCCGCCGCTGCCGCGCGGCTCGTGCAGCCCGTGAACGGGTTGGATCCGACCACGTTCACGTCGGTCGCCGCCATGGAGTCGGGCCTCGTCGGCTTCGCGCGTCGCGTCTTCCACGGCGAGGACGAGGCCGGTGGCGTGGTCGTCGGGTCGGTGACGTCGGGCGGCACCGAGAGCTGCCTGCTCGCGGTGAAGTCGGCCCGCGACGTGTGGCGCTCGGCGCGCGCGGGGACCCCGCGCACGCCGCGGCTCGTCGCCCCCGTCACGGTGCACGCCGCGTTCCACAAGGCGGCCGAGTACTTCGGGCTCGCCCTCGACCTCGTCCCCGTCGATCCGGACACGGGCACGCTCATGCCGGCCGCGATCGAGGAGCGGCTCGGCGATGATGTCGCCCTCGTGGTGATGAGCGCCCCGTCCTACCCCTTCGCGAGCCTCGATCCCGTGTCCGACGTCGCGGCGATCTGCGGCGCGCGCGGCATCGCCCTGCACGTCGACGCGTGCATCGGCGGCTTCGCGCTCGCGTTCTGGCCCCATGACCTGCCGGCCTGGGACCTCGCCGTCCCGGGTGTCACCAGCCTCTCTGCCGACCTGCACAAGTACGGCTACGCGCCGAAGGGCGTGTCGGTGCTGCTCACCCGCGGCCGCGACCGGCAGCGCCACCAGTACTTCGCGACCACGGGCTGGCCGGGATACCCCGTCGTCAATCCGACCATGGCGGGGTCCAAGCCGGCCGGCCCGCTGGCCGCGGCGTGGTCGATCGCCGAAGCGCTCGGCGAAGCCGGATTCGCCGACCTCACCGCCCGTGCCGCGCATGCGACCGAGGCGCTGCGCACGGTGGTCGAGGGCATCGAGGGGCTCCGCGTGGTCGGCGACCCCACCGGCCCCCTGTTCGCCGTGGCGACCGACGACGCCGTGGCGCCCGAGCGCCGGGTCGACCCGCACCACTGGGCCGACGCGGCGCGAGGCTCGGGCTGGTTCCTCCAGCTGCAGCCCGGCATGGTCCAGGCCGACGGCACCCGACTGCCGCACACCACCCACCTCACGGTGACCCCCGTGACCGAGGGCGCGGTGCCCGAGCTCGCCGCGGCGCTCGTCGCCGCAGCGGACGCCGTGCGCGGCGAGCCACCGGTCGACGGCGGTGCGCTGCTCGCCGGGCTGGCGGCGCAGCTGCCCGGCGGCCTCGATGCCCTCGCCGCGGCATCCGACGGGCTCGACTCCGATGCGGCGGCCTCGCTGCTCGGCGCGTTCGGACTGCTGGGCGGCGATGGCGCCGGCGGTGCGCTGCCCGACCGCCTGGCACCGGTGCTCGCGCTCGTCGAGGCGCTGCCGGGCCCGCTCACCGAGCGATTGCTCGTCGAGCTGCTCGCGCGGGTGGTCGAGCCGCGCGGCTGA
- a CDS encoding MFS transporter, producing MTAPERSLSRGVVTRYAIGSIGTGGFATLPGLVLVFYLTDTLGVTALVAGLVVTAAKVWDVLIDPWIGERSDRALAATGTRRVWMVVGACALPVGFVLTFAVPAGLAPAASGAWVFLAFLATATAFSLFQVPYIALPAELTPDYDGRTRLLTWRVVVLTIAILLFGAGGPEVRSAFADEYVGYLVMAIVAGLAIGIGMLVATTTAPRGRPAPNAAPRRSLRAGYAEGLAALRRSAGFRTLLSAFVLQGLATGLMLAGAQFVATWVLHDPRAVTFLFVALIAPAVVFAPVWERVARRVGKERGFAYASVVFAVAALGLVGMLWAPGAWVYLPVAVAGAAYAGMQSLPMAMLPDVISHDAREHGEGRAGSFGGVWTAGETAGMALGATLLTLTLALTGYVESVGSAVVEQPPEAVAGIVLSFSVLPAALVGLSLVALRRYPLRRADVQADAAAQAVVR from the coding sequence ATGACCGCACCGGAGCGATCCCTGTCCCGCGGCGTCGTGACCCGCTACGCGATCGGCTCGATCGGCACCGGAGGTTTCGCGACGCTGCCCGGCCTCGTGCTCGTGTTCTACCTCACGGACACCCTCGGCGTCACCGCTCTCGTGGCGGGACTCGTCGTGACCGCCGCCAAGGTGTGGGACGTCCTCATCGACCCGTGGATCGGCGAGCGCAGCGACCGGGCGCTGGCTGCGACCGGCACCCGCCGAGTGTGGATGGTCGTCGGCGCCTGCGCGCTGCCCGTCGGGTTCGTGCTGACCTTCGCGGTTCCGGCCGGGCTCGCGCCCGCGGCATCCGGCGCCTGGGTCTTCCTGGCGTTCCTCGCCACCGCCACGGCGTTCAGCCTGTTCCAGGTGCCCTACATCGCGCTGCCCGCCGAGCTCACGCCGGACTACGACGGACGCACGCGCCTGCTCACGTGGCGGGTCGTCGTGCTCACGATCGCGATCCTGCTGTTCGGTGCAGGCGGTCCAGAGGTGCGTTCGGCGTTCGCCGACGAGTACGTGGGCTACCTCGTGATGGCGATCGTCGCCGGGCTCGCCATCGGCATCGGCATGCTCGTGGCCACGACGACGGCCCCCCGCGGCCGTCCGGCGCCGAATGCCGCGCCGCGCCGGTCGCTTCGGGCCGGGTACGCCGAGGGGCTCGCCGCGCTTCGACGCAGCGCCGGGTTCCGCACGCTGCTGTCGGCGTTCGTGCTGCAGGGGCTCGCCACGGGCCTCATGCTGGCGGGCGCGCAGTTCGTCGCGACATGGGTGCTGCACGACCCGCGCGCGGTGACGTTCCTGTTCGTGGCGCTCATCGCGCCCGCGGTCGTGTTCGCCCCGGTGTGGGAGCGCGTCGCCCGCCGCGTCGGCAAGGAGCGCGGGTTCGCGTACGCCAGCGTGGTGTTCGCGGTCGCCGCGCTCGGGCTCGTCGGCATGCTGTGGGCACCGGGAGCCTGGGTGTACCTGCCCGTCGCAGTCGCCGGCGCGGCGTACGCGGGCATGCAGTCCCTGCCGATGGCGATGCTGCCCGACGTGATCTCGCACGACGCCCGTGAACACGGTGAGGGTCGTGCCGGCAGCTTCGGCGGAGTGTGGACCGCGGGGGAGACGGCGGGCATGGCACTCGGTGCCACGCTGCTCACCCTCACGCTCGCGCTGACGGGCTACGTCGAGTCCGTCGGGTCGGCGGTCGTCGAGCAGCCGCCGGAGGCGGTCGCCGGCATCGTGCTGAGCTTCAGCGTGCTCCCCGCCGCCCTCGTGGGGCTGAGCCTCGTCGCGCTCCGCCGCTATCCGCTCCGCAGGGCGGATGTGCAAGCGGATGCCGCGGCCCAGGCGGTCGTGCGATGA
- a CDS encoding succinic semialdehyde dehydrogenase, whose product MRATTADPKLYASLTDDVVASGSETIGVPTPSTGETLHELPRSSADDVRDAVARARLAQLAWARAGFAERRRVLLRAHDLLLERGDLLLDLAQLESGKTRGQALEELYQAASVTRYNALTAHRVLRGRTRRAGVPLASTTRVRYRAKGVVGVITPWNYALSLAAMDVVPALAAGCAVVQKADDQGALTILALRRAFIDAGVPESLWAVVTGPAAEVGEALTDQVDYICFTGSTATGRRIAEKAGRRLVGASLELGGKNPMIVLDDVDPEQAAADAAYACFSAMGQLCVSIERIYVHRRVAGPFTAALVDRLRSASLGSSLDFSSDYGSLASAAQLERIRGHLDDALAKGATVLVGGSPRPDIGPWFFEPTVLTGVTPEMRVYAEETFGAVASLYLIDSEEEAILAANGSEYGLNASVLTGSRRRGQRVADALEAGSVNINEGYRGTFGSVDAPMGGIKASGLGRRNGPEGLLRFVEPVTISAATGLLTLPRTGRDFDVLAAPFLLLARVLRAARRR is encoded by the coding sequence ATGCGCGCCACCACGGCTGACCCGAAGCTGTACGCGAGCCTGACCGACGACGTCGTCGCCTCGGGTTCCGAGACCATCGGCGTCCCCACGCCATCCACCGGCGAGACCCTCCACGAGCTGCCCCGCTCGAGCGCCGACGACGTGCGCGACGCGGTCGCCCGCGCGCGGCTCGCCCAGCTCGCGTGGGCACGGGCCGGCTTCGCCGAGCGCCGGCGCGTCCTGCTGCGCGCCCACGACCTGCTGCTCGAGCGCGGCGACCTGCTGCTCGACCTGGCCCAGCTCGAGAGCGGCAAGACGCGCGGCCAGGCCCTCGAGGAGCTGTACCAGGCGGCATCCGTGACCCGGTACAACGCGCTCACCGCGCACCGTGTGCTTCGCGGCCGCACGCGCCGCGCCGGCGTTCCGCTCGCCTCCACGACCCGGGTGCGCTACCGGGCCAAGGGCGTCGTGGGCGTCATCACGCCGTGGAACTACGCGCTCAGCCTCGCCGCGATGGACGTGGTGCCCGCACTCGCGGCCGGGTGCGCCGTCGTGCAGAAGGCCGACGACCAAGGGGCACTCACGATCCTCGCGCTGCGGCGCGCGTTCATCGACGCCGGCGTGCCCGAGTCGCTCTGGGCCGTGGTCACGGGTCCGGCCGCCGAGGTGGGCGAGGCGCTCACCGACCAGGTCGACTACATCTGCTTCACCGGTTCCACCGCCACGGGGCGCCGCATCGCAGAGAAGGCGGGCCGTCGCCTCGTCGGCGCGTCGCTCGAGCTCGGCGGCAAGAACCCCATGATCGTGCTCGACGACGTCGACCCCGAGCAGGCCGCAGCGGATGCCGCGTACGCGTGCTTCTCCGCGATGGGCCAGCTCTGCGTGTCGATCGAGCGCATCTACGTGCACCGTCGGGTCGCGGGTCCCTTCACCGCAGCACTCGTCGATCGGCTGCGCTCCGCCAGCCTCGGATCCTCGCTCGACTTCTCCTCCGACTACGGCTCACTGGCCAGCGCCGCACAGCTCGAACGCATCCGGGGCCACCTCGACGACGCGCTCGCCAAGGGAGCGACCGTGCTCGTCGGCGGGAGCCCGCGGCCGGACATCGGGCCGTGGTTCTTCGAGCCGACCGTGCTCACCGGAGTGACGCCCGAGATGCGCGTGTACGCGGAGGAGACCTTCGGCGCCGTCGCGTCGCTGTACCTCATCGACTCCGAGGAGGAGGCCATCCTCGCGGCGAACGGGAGCGAGTACGGCCTGAACGCCTCGGTGCTCACCGGCTCACGCCGACGGGGCCAGCGGGTCGCCGACGCGCTCGAGGCCGGCAGCGTGAACATCAACGAGGGCTACCGCGGCACGTTCGGCTCGGTCGACGCGCCCATGGGCGGCATCAAGGCATCGGGCCTGGGGCGTCGGAACGGACCGGAGGGGCTGCTGCGGTTCGTCGAGCCCGTCACGATCTCGGCGGCGACGGGCCTGCTCACGCTGCCGCGCACGGGTCGCGACTTCGATGTCCTCGCAGCCCCGTTCCTGCTGCTCGCGCGGGTCCTCCGCGCCGCGCGTCGGCGCTGA
- a CDS encoding sec-independent translocase, whose product MFGLTFEKLLIIGVIAVFLLGPERLPHYAAQLGRLVRSLRDMADGAKNRVRDEMGPDFDDVDWKKLDPRQYDPRRIIREALTDVDPFAEPAKPVVARSAAAVNENSAYLQRKRKREALGADEAAPYDSEAT is encoded by the coding sequence ATGTTCGGTCTGACGTTCGAGAAGCTCCTCATCATCGGGGTGATCGCCGTCTTCCTGCTCGGGCCCGAACGCCTCCCGCACTACGCCGCGCAGCTCGGTCGTCTCGTGCGCTCGCTCCGCGACATGGCCGACGGCGCGAAGAACCGCGTGCGCGACGAGATGGGCCCCGACTTCGACGACGTCGACTGGAAGAAGCTCGACCCGCGCCAGTACGACCCGCGCCGTATCATCCGGGAGGCGCTGACCGACGTCGACCCGTTCGCGGAACCCGCGAAACCGGTCGTCGCACGCTCCGCCGCAGCGGTCAACGAGAACTCCGCGTACCTGCAGCGCAAGCGCAAGCGCGAGGCACTAGGGGCGGACGAAGCGGCGCCCTACGACTCCGAGGCGACGTAG
- a CDS encoding class I SAM-dependent methyltransferase — translation MSDRDLNWKYVDDSVVETDAVARARQQSLELGIEPVSPAMGAQLAVIAAAARAESIIEVGTGVGVSGLWMLQTVRGAMLTSIDTENEYQQQAREHFADAGIAPARVRLIAGRASEVLPRMNESSYDVVFVDADAPSVIEYVEHGLRLAKPGGSVLVARALWKGRVADPARRDDAATAFRELIAELAASSAVATAVSPAGDGLLQIVKLGA, via the coding sequence GTGTCCGATCGAGACCTGAACTGGAAGTACGTCGACGACTCGGTCGTCGAGACCGATGCCGTCGCCAGGGCACGCCAGCAGTCCCTCGAACTCGGCATCGAGCCGGTCTCACCCGCCATGGGTGCACAGCTCGCGGTGATCGCCGCTGCGGCACGCGCCGAGTCGATCATCGAGGTCGGCACCGGCGTGGGCGTGTCGGGGCTCTGGATGCTGCAGACGGTGCGCGGCGCGATGCTCACCTCGATCGACACCGAGAACGAGTACCAGCAGCAGGCGCGCGAGCACTTCGCGGACGCCGGCATCGCGCCTGCCCGGGTGCGCCTCATCGCCGGCCGCGCGAGCGAGGTGCTGCCGCGCATGAACGAGAGCTCCTACGACGTCGTCTTCGTCGACGCGGACGCCCCGTCGGTGATCGAGTACGTCGAGCACGGGCTGCGGCTGGCCAAGCCAGGCGGCAGTGTGCTGGTCGCGCGGGCGCTCTGGAAGGGGCGGGTGGCCGATCCTGCTCGTCGCGACGATGCGGCCACCGCCTTCCGCGAGCTCATCGCCGAGCTCGCGGCCTCCTCCGCCGTAGCAACGGCCGTCTCCCCTGCGGGAGACGGCCTGTTGCAGATCGTGAAGCTGGGCGCCTGA
- a CDS encoding DUF3117 domain-containing protein — MAAMKPRTGDGPMEAVKEGRLIIVRVPLEGGGRLVVSVNDAEAKELYDVLGGVVNPA; from the coding sequence ATGGCGGCCATGAAGCCACGCACCGGAGACGGGCCTATGGAGGCTGTGAAGGAGGGTCGACTCATCATCGTTCGAGTTCCACTCGAGGGTGGCGGTCGTCTCGTCGTCTCGGTGAACGACGCTGAGGCCAAGGAGCTCTACGACGTCCTCGGCGGCGTCGTGAACCCCGCCTGA
- the dapE gene encoding succinyl-diaminopimelate desuccinylase — MSTPAPAQPALDLTANSIAITRAICDVPSVSGDETRLADLVVEALAGAAHLELIRDGDTVVARTNLGRERRVVIAGHLDTVPINANLPTRFETIDGQQYLWGRGTVDMKAGVAVQLKLALELVDPVVDLTWMWYDHEEVSAELNGLGRLARHRPELFAGDFAILGEPSNARVEGGCNGNLRVELRAYGRRAHSARSWVGENAIHKLAPALDRLAAYEAATVEVDGLEYREGLNAVGVTGGVAGNVIPDEAMLHVNYRFAPSRSVAEAIELVRGLFPEYELTVVDEAEGARPGLDDPLAQQFVRAVGGEARPKYGWTDVARFSALGIPAVNFGPGDPLKAHADDERVPTDQILSCERALRAWLTGGA; from the coding sequence ATGTCGACTCCCGCCCCGGCCCAGCCCGCGCTCGACCTGACCGCCAACTCCATCGCCATCACGCGGGCGATCTGCGATGTGCCGAGCGTGTCGGGCGATGAGACCCGCCTCGCCGACCTCGTGGTCGAGGCCCTGGCGGGCGCCGCGCACCTGGAGCTCATCCGCGACGGTGACACCGTGGTGGCGCGCACGAACCTCGGCCGCGAGCGCCGCGTCGTCATCGCCGGCCATCTCGACACCGTGCCGATCAACGCCAACCTGCCGACCCGCTTCGAGACCATCGACGGCCAGCAGTACCTCTGGGGCCGCGGCACGGTGGACATGAAGGCGGGCGTCGCCGTGCAGCTGAAGCTCGCGCTCGAGCTCGTGGACCCCGTCGTCGACCTCACGTGGATGTGGTACGACCACGAGGAGGTCTCGGCCGAACTGAACGGCCTGGGCCGGCTCGCGCGTCACCGCCCCGAGCTCTTCGCCGGTGACTTCGCGATCCTCGGCGAGCCGTCGAACGCGCGGGTCGAGGGCGGATGCAACGGCAACCTCCGTGTCGAGCTGCGCGCGTACGGCCGGCGGGCCCACTCGGCGCGCAGCTGGGTGGGGGAGAACGCGATCCACAAGCTCGCCCCCGCGCTCGATCGCCTCGCGGCGTACGAGGCCGCGACCGTCGAGGTCGACGGCCTCGAGTACCGCGAGGGCCTCAACGCGGTGGGCGTGACGGGCGGGGTCGCGGGCAACGTGATCCCCGACGAGGCGATGCTGCACGTGAACTACCGATTCGCGCCGAGCCGTTCGGTCGCCGAGGCGATCGAGCTCGTGCGGGGGCTCTTCCCGGAGTACGAGCTCACCGTCGTCGACGAGGCCGAGGGCGCGCGCCCCGGACTCGACGACCCGCTCGCACAGCAGTTCGTTCGCGCGGTCGGCGGCGAGGCGCGGCCGAAGTACGGGTGGACGGATGTCGCGCGCTTCAGCGCGCTCGGCATCCCCGCGGTGAACTTCGGCCCCGGCGATCCGCTCAAGGCGCATGCCGACGATGAGCGCGTCCCGACCGACCAGATCCTCTCCTGCGAGCGCGCCCTGCGCGCATGGCTCACCGGTGGAGCCTGA
- the dapD gene encoding 2,3,4,5-tetrahydropyridine-2,6-dicarboxylate N-succinyltransferase, which translates to MPASTDTASSPARFAWGHGLATVAADGTVLDTWYPSPALGAADGSALPVELRPLTGPDDRRAVAVEAVTVQVDLDAPPTGTSDAYLRLHVLSHLLARPNEVNLDGIFAHLPAVVWTNAGPVHPADFDRLRPTLQRAGIQATGLDKFPRLLDYVTPERVRIADASRVRLGAHLAPGTTVMHEGFVNFNAGTLGTSMVEGRVSQGVVVGDGSDIGGGASVMGTLSGGGTQRVAIGERALLGANSGIGISIGDDSVVEAGLYVTAGSKVVLVGRAGEAGRTVKAVELSGVPNLLFRRNSLNGQVEVLSRTGEGVALNAALHA; encoded by the coding sequence ATGCCCGCCAGCACCGACACCGCCTCATCGCCTGCCCGCTTCGCATGGGGCCACGGCCTCGCGACGGTCGCCGCCGACGGCACCGTGCTCGACACCTGGTACCCGTCGCCGGCGCTGGGCGCCGCCGACGGCTCGGCCCTGCCGGTCGAGCTCCGCCCGCTCACCGGACCCGACGACCGCCGCGCCGTCGCCGTCGAGGCCGTCACGGTGCAGGTGGACCTCGACGCACCGCCGACGGGCACGTCCGACGCCTACCTCCGCCTCCACGTGCTGTCGCACCTGCTGGCACGACCGAACGAGGTGAACCTCGACGGCATCTTCGCGCACCTCCCCGCCGTGGTGTGGACGAACGCGGGCCCGGTGCATCCGGCCGACTTCGACCGCCTGCGGCCGACGCTGCAGCGCGCCGGCATCCAGGCGACCGGGCTCGACAAGTTCCCGCGGCTGCTCGACTACGTCACTCCCGAGCGCGTGCGCATCGCGGATGCCTCGCGCGTGCGCCTCGGCGCCCACCTCGCTCCCGGTACCACGGTCATGCACGAGGGGTTCGTCAACTTCAACGCCGGCACGCTCGGCACGTCCATGGTCGAGGGCCGGGTGTCGCAGGGCGTCGTCGTCGGCGACGGCAGCGACATCGGCGGGGGCGCCTCCGTCATGGGCACCCTCTCGGGCGGCGGCACGCAGCGCGTGGCCATCGGCGAGCGCGCCCTGCTCGGGGCGAACTCGGGCATCGGCATCTCCATCGGCGACGACTCGGTCGTGGAGGCCGGGCTCTACGTCACGGCCGGCTCGAAGGTGGTGCTGGTGGGCCGCGCGGGTGAGGCGGGGCGCACCGTGAAGGCCGTCGAACTGTCGGGCGTCCCGAACCTGCTGTTCCGCAGGAACTCGCTCAACGGACAGGTCGAGGTGCTCTCCCGTACCGGCGAGGGCGTCGCCCTCAACGCGGCGCTGCACGCCTGA